The Listeria sp. PSOL-1 genome includes a region encoding these proteins:
- a CDS encoding GNAT family N-acetyltransferase: MIRQATMDDATEIAPLLLTIWKDMELSIFKTEKEATIIKALTKAILLPNYRYYYKHIYVYEKGQQIAGVVAGYPSKIEPLIEKPWQQVIEEFHLTHTKPVFVDLETFPNEWYLDSLVTSEEFRGQGIGSALTNELPNIAKASGESVIGLNCDKKNPHAKRLYNRLGFVKVGEVVLGTHLYDHMQKPL; the protein is encoded by the coding sequence ATGATTCGACAAGCTACTATGGATGATGCAACAGAAATCGCCCCACTTCTTCTTACAATTTGGAAAGATATGGAGCTCTCCATTTTTAAAACAGAAAAAGAAGCAACGATAATAAAAGCACTAACAAAAGCCATTCTACTCCCAAATTATCGTTATTATTATAAACACATTTATGTTTACGAAAAAGGACAACAAATCGCGGGTGTGGTGGCGGGTTATCCAAGTAAAATAGAACCATTAATTGAAAAACCCTGGCAGCAAGTTATCGAGGAGTTTCATTTAACCCATACAAAACCTGTCTTTGTAGATCTAGAGACTTTCCCAAATGAATGGTATTTAGATTCTTTAGTGACAAGCGAAGAATTTCGAGGCCAAGGAATTGGCTCAGCTTTAACTAATGAATTACCTAATATCGCTAAAGCAAGTGGGGAAAGCGTTATTGGTTTAAACTGCGATAAAAAAAACCCTCATGCCAAACGACTTTACAATCGACTAGGTTTTGTAAAAGTAGGGGAAGTAGTACTTGGAACACATTTATATGATCATATGCAAAAGCCACTATAA
- a CDS encoding protein with hydrophobic anchor produces MKKYIISILVVCLAFVAGCANITNTVKVNKNGTADINFDVNFDGTAAFLADSIMNKAVPQFKDQGFKVKKVSSTEYQFSRHIKQTTGGKNTNQLAKEYGINYKETKGFFFDKVRLDGTVDMPKLLKQYSGDAAIPNNILSQVNYTLVLDLPISGIGKNNADKVSGGKLTWKVPLTEKKPLFFEINVPNVKNIAIVGGIVLILAVALIIWLVRRKRKSSL; encoded by the coding sequence GTGAAAAAATACATAATAAGCATATTAGTTGTGTGCCTTGCTTTTGTGGCTGGTTGCGCAAATATTACGAACACAGTTAAAGTAAACAAAAATGGGACTGCTGATATTAATTTTGATGTGAATTTTGATGGGACAGCGGCTTTTCTGGCCGATTCAATTATGAATAAGGCGGTTCCTCAATTTAAAGATCAAGGATTTAAAGTAAAAAAAGTTTCATCAACAGAATATCAATTTAGCCGCCACATTAAACAAACAACTGGAGGCAAAAACACAAACCAATTAGCCAAAGAATACGGAATTAATTACAAGGAAACAAAAGGCTTTTTCTTTGATAAAGTGAGATTAGATGGAACAGTTGATATGCCAAAGCTATTAAAACAATATAGTGGCGATGCAGCGATCCCAAATAATATATTATCACAAGTTAATTATACACTTGTGCTTGACTTACCAATTTCAGGTATTGGAAAGAATAATGCAGATAAGGTTTCAGGTGGAAAATTAACTTGGAAGGTACCATTAACTGAGAAGAAACCACTTTTCTTTGAAATAAATGTTCCTAATGTGAAAAATATTGCTATCGTAGGAGGCATCGTTCTTATTTTAGCAGTTGCTCTTATCATTTGGTTAGTAAGAAGAAAAAGAAAATCATCATTATAA
- a CDS encoding MFS transporter produces the protein MSKSTQQKFGIILPVILFSYFMILFDVSVTFTATVKIATDLNLNEHSLSWVSNAYSLTFGGLLLFSGRAGDIFGRKRMLLIGLFLFSVSSLFVGLSTNAPMIVISRALQGVGSSILAPATLALLMDTYRDDMRSRAIVAYGATIGIGTSFGLVFGGMIASLFTWRDAFFINLPIGGILFILTLKYVKTDRLPSTSKQKLDYRGTIFSIIGFSTLLYSIVGETHQLTFLVIALIFLGAFIITQHYAKAPIMPLKLFLDYERSSSYIARFFFMGGILAYWFLAPQAMQHVFHYSPLQAGISFLPMTVVQFFSATKVTMLKKRFGDTRVLFIGIILTMLGFIIAFIAKIESGYILSMAVPMIFLGVGQGLSLSPMTEMGLANTDPSIAGSASGVVNTIHQFGGALGLSVIVALSSVQMIPAKIYNYSLIFMILFIFIALLAVSNLAYHRHVD, from the coding sequence ATGTCAAAATCTACTCAGCAAAAATTTGGTATTATTCTTCCCGTTATTCTTTTTAGTTACTTCATGATCTTGTTCGATGTATCTGTCACATTCACAGCAACTGTAAAAATCGCGACAGATCTAAACCTGAATGAACACTCATTATCTTGGGTAAGTAATGCTTACTCACTAACTTTTGGTGGCCTTTTATTGTTCAGTGGTCGGGCTGGTGATATCTTTGGTCGTAAGCGGATGTTACTCATCGGACTATTCCTCTTTAGTGTAAGCTCATTATTTGTAGGATTATCAACAAATGCACCAATGATTGTTATTTCTCGTGCATTACAAGGAGTAGGGTCTTCTATTTTAGCACCAGCAACATTAGCACTTTTAATGGATACTTACCGTGATGACATGCGCTCACGAGCAATCGTAGCTTACGGAGCAACAATTGGTATCGGTACTAGCTTCGGTTTAGTATTTGGGGGCATGATTGCAAGTCTTTTCACTTGGCGAGATGCTTTTTTTATAAATTTGCCAATTGGAGGTATTCTTTTTATTCTTACCCTCAAATATGTTAAGACCGATAGACTTCCTTCAACTAGTAAACAAAAGTTAGATTATCGGGGAACGATCTTTTCTATTATTGGCTTTTCGACATTACTCTACAGCATCGTTGGTGAAACCCATCAGTTAACCTTTCTGGTCATCGCGCTTATTTTTTTGGGGGCTTTTATTATCACTCAGCACTACGCTAAAGCACCAATAATGCCGCTTAAATTATTTTTAGATTACGAACGCAGTAGTTCCTATATTGCTCGCTTTTTCTTTATGGGTGGTATACTTGCTTATTGGTTTCTTGCACCTCAAGCAATGCAGCATGTCTTTCACTATAGTCCGCTACAAGCTGGTATTTCCTTTCTACCAATGACTGTAGTTCAGTTTTTTTCAGCGACAAAAGTCACAATGCTTAAAAAACGCTTTGGTGATACTCGTGTGTTATTTATTGGGATAATATTAACAATGCTTGGCTTTATCATCGCTTTTATTGCTAAAATTGAATCGGGTTATATCTTATCAATGGCGGTCCCGATGATATTTTTGGGAGTTGGGCAAGGGCTTTCATTAAGTCCAATGACTGAAATGGGCTTAGCGAATACCGATCCTTCTATTGCAGGGTCAGCATCAGGTGTGGTTAATACAATTCACCAATTTGGAGGGGCACTGGGGTTATCAGTTATCGTTGCTTTGAGTAGTGTGCAAATGATTCCAGCTAAAATTTATAATTATTCTTTAATTTTTATGATCCTTTTTATCTTTATTGCCCTACTCGCTGTATCGAACCTTGCGTACCATAGACATGTAGATTAG
- a CDS encoding MerR family transcriptional regulator codes for MNIDAVSKKFDITKDTLRYWERIGLLPKVQRNENGYRNYCENDMNWISYIISMRKTGMPIETCIEYVRMLHKKDVSPEARRKLLINQRDELVAQIQNIQLVIDYLNEKIDHFEEHILPKEAEQLFLDKR; via the coding sequence ATGAATATTGATGCTGTAAGTAAGAAATTCGATATAACAAAAGACACCCTTCGTTATTGGGAACGTATCGGTCTATTACCCAAAGTCCAGCGTAATGAAAATGGTTATCGCAACTACTGCGAAAATGATATGAACTGGATTAGTTATATTATCTCCATGCGAAAAACAGGCATGCCCATTGAAACCTGTATTGAATACGTTCGCATGCTGCATAAAAAGGATGTTTCACCCGAAGCGCGACGTAAGCTCCTAATTAATCAGCGTGATGAGTTGGTAGCCCAAATACAAAATATTCAGCTTGTCATCGATTATCTTAATGAAAAAATTGATCATTTTGAAGAACATATTTTACCTAAAGAGGCAGAACAACTTTTTTTAGATAAAAGATGA
- a CDS encoding aldo/keto reductase — translation MNLKDTVELANGVLMPHMGFGVWQVKDGEEAVNSVKWAIETGYISIDTAAAYKNEDGVGRAIKESGKKRDELFVTTKLWNADQGYESTLAAFDKSLAKLGLDYLDLYLIHWPGTRLFKETWRAFEKLYKDKKVRAIGVCNFHEHHLKELMEDAEIPPMVNQIELHPLLTQEPLRKFCKEHNIVVEAWSPLGNGKILANADLKAIADKHGKSVAQVILRWDLQNGIVTIPKSVHKERIIENAQVFDFELSREEVEAINALNKNERTGPDPEEFNF, via the coding sequence ATGAATTTAAAAGATACAGTGGAACTTGCAAATGGCGTTCTGATGCCACATATGGGATTTGGTGTATGGCAGGTTAAAGATGGCGAAGAAGCAGTGAATTCAGTAAAATGGGCAATAGAAACAGGATATATCAGCATTGATACAGCCGCCGCTTATAAAAACGAAGATGGTGTCGGCCGTGCTATTAAAGAATCAGGAAAAAAACGTGATGAATTATTTGTGACAACAAAACTTTGGAATGCTGATCAAGGTTATGAATCAACGTTAGCTGCCTTTGACAAAAGCCTTGCCAAATTAGGCCTTGATTATCTTGACTTATACCTCATTCATTGGCCAGGAACTAGACTATTCAAAGAGACATGGCGCGCTTTTGAAAAATTATATAAAGATAAAAAAGTGCGAGCAATCGGTGTATGTAATTTCCATGAACATCATCTAAAAGAATTAATGGAAGACGCTGAGATCCCGCCGATGGTAAATCAAATTGAGCTTCATCCATTACTTACACAAGAGCCTTTACGCAAATTTTGTAAAGAACACAATATTGTAGTTGAAGCCTGGTCTCCACTTGGTAACGGAAAAATCTTAGCAAATGCTGATTTGAAAGCTATTGCTGATAAGCATGGTAAATCAGTAGCCCAAGTTATTTTGCGCTGGGATTTGCAAAATGGGATTGTGACTATCCCGAAATCTGTTCATAAAGAACGGATTATTGAAAATGCCCAAGTCTTTGATTTTGAGCTAAGTAGAGAAGAAGTAGAAGCGATTAATGCTTTGAATAAAAACGAACGTACAGGTCCAGATCCGGAGGAATTTAATTTCTAA
- a CDS encoding YiiX/YebB-like N1pC/P60 family cysteine hydrolase, with the protein MITNNTSSKGITGHAAIANSDNYILDMPGTGRRPAKSNNRQSTVSSWLKEYDNSGKYVKVYRLKDQDMAKRVARYADRNYYSTTGSATKNIQLDYGIDYHLYQKSPSYCSKLVYQAYYFGSGAAKVVYPKNGFVAPYFLIGTFTANYKPQLKKTF; encoded by the coding sequence TTGATTACAAATAATACCAGTTCAAAGGGGATTACAGGCCATGCTGCTATCGCAAATAGTGATAATTACATTTTGGACATGCCAGGTACAGGCCGACGTCCTGCAAAATCTAATAATAGGCAAAGCACAGTAAGTAGTTGGTTGAAGGAATATGACAATAGTGGGAAATATGTAAAAGTTTACAGGCTAAAAGATCAAGACATGGCGAAGAGAGTAGCACGTTATGCTGATCGTAATTATTATTCAACAACTGGAAGTGCAACGAAAAATATACAACTTGACTATGGTATAGATTACCATCTCTATCAAAAAAGCCCTAGTTATTGTTCCAAGTTAGTTTATCAAGCTTATTATTTTGGTTCAGGAGCTGCTAAGGTAGTATATCCTAAGAATGGATTTGTAGCTCCTTATTTTTTAATAGGAACATTTACAGCTAATTATAAACCCCAGCTTAAAAAGACTTTTTAG
- a CDS encoding DUF3139 domain-containing protein encodes MKKIFLWAGVPVGIIILIGMIFYIYQVPVQKYFGKKAIEKYITAQQINRKDMQLLDSGASLMKGGYRATYKIKTDPEKEYSYYYRSWAKSDPYHISLNVYKNGTALNSSDPSIKHPPLSDDFKEK; translated from the coding sequence ATGAAAAAAATATTTTTATGGGCAGGAGTTCCTGTAGGTATCATTATTTTGATTGGTATGATTTTCTATATTTATCAGGTACCTGTACAAAAGTACTTTGGAAAAAAAGCGATAGAAAAATATATTACGGCTCAGCAAATCAATAGAAAAGATATGCAATTACTTGATTCAGGAGCTAGCCTGATGAAAGGGGGCTATAGAGCAACCTATAAAATTAAAACAGATCCAGAGAAAGAGTACTCTTATTATTATCGTTCTTGGGCTAAAAGTGACCCTTACCATATATCTCTTAATGTTTATAAGAATGGGACCGCTCTTAATTCAAGTGATCCGTCTATTAAACATCCTCCGCTTTCTGATGATTTTAAAGAAAAATAG
- the crcB gene encoding fluoride efflux transporter CrcB, which translates to MYYVYIAIFSALGGMSRYGISLLINANNFPIATLVVNLLGSFLLAIIMQYFAENVDVPPQLIAGLGTGFVGSFTTFSSFSVENIHLLMNGQYFLAISYIVVSLCGGLLFAGVGYKVSWILVKRRGL; encoded by the coding sequence ATGTATTACGTATATATTGCTATTTTCAGTGCACTAGGTGGCATGAGCCGCTATGGAATTAGCTTACTTATCAATGCTAATAACTTTCCCATTGCAACACTTGTCGTTAATCTCTTGGGATCATTTTTGTTAGCAATCATTATGCAATATTTTGCGGAAAATGTGGATGTTCCACCGCAATTAATTGCTGGTTTAGGGACAGGTTTTGTCGGTTCTTTTACTACATTTTCAAGCTTTAGTGTTGAAAATATTCATTTGTTAATGAACGGGCAATATTTTCTTGCGATTAGTTATATTGTGGTTAGTTTATGTGGGGGTTTGCTGTTTGCAGGTGTAGGTTATAAAGTAAGCTGGATTTTAGTAAAGCGAAGGGGGCTTTGA
- the crcB gene encoding fluoride efflux transporter CrcB translates to MIIQLLIVGIGAAVGGMIRYGFSNWLKNKWHTQFPWATFIINLSGSFLLGLLISSNLSPAWQLLFGTGLLGGYTTFSTFKIENIELLLKKEYQIFFSYTGLSYLFGLLFAAFGVIVGNNL, encoded by the coding sequence ATGATTATTCAGTTACTGATTGTCGGAATTGGTGCTGCGGTTGGGGGTATGATAAGATACGGTTTTTCTAATTGGTTAAAAAATAAGTGGCACACACAGTTCCCCTGGGCGACTTTCATTATTAACCTTAGTGGCTCCTTTTTGCTTGGTCTGCTTATTTCTTCAAATCTTTCACCAGCATGGCAATTGCTGTTTGGAACAGGATTACTAGGAGGATATACCACATTTTCTACTTTTAAAATTGAAAATATTGAATTACTCTTAAAAAAAGAATATCAAATCTTTTTTTCTTATACAGGTTTATCTTATTTATTCGGTTTACTTTTTGCTGCATTTGGTGTGATCGTTGGCAATAACTTATAA
- a CDS encoding GlsB/YeaQ/YmgE family stress response membrane protein: MLHLLWVLIVGAVIGIIAGALTSRKLPAGWIGNIIAGLVGSWLGEKLLGSWGPHIAGMAILPSIIGAVILVAIISFFIGMSKK, translated from the coding sequence ATGTTGCATTTGTTATGGGTACTCATTGTTGGTGCTGTTATTGGGATTATTGCTGGTGCGCTTACCAGTAGGAAACTCCCCGCTGGTTGGATTGGTAACATTATTGCTGGTCTAGTTGGCTCTTGGTTAGGGGAAAAACTTCTTGGTAGCTGGGGTCCACATATTGCAGGAATGGCTATTCTTCCTTCCATCATTGGTGCAGTCATTTTAGTAGCAATTATTTCATTTTTTATCGGGATGAGCAAAAAATAA
- the amaP gene encoding alkaline shock response membrane anchor protein AmaP, which translates to MNGFVRLIFLLIGLVGMIGSAIFAALVYPLAGFSDQIQTYSSSNWFMNVMIVVAVLIFFVFFLLFFAAIATKQKVRALHILTPAGDIQLTQTMINSTILHAIHEMNILKQPEVYTKLNSKKQSVQATISGGTIPLSHLPEAGKNLQANVEERLKELLQIEHVSVDIRMEERIPEKRKKNEARVV; encoded by the coding sequence ATGAATGGGTTTGTTAGACTGATTTTTCTTCTGATTGGATTAGTAGGGATGATTGGTAGTGCAATATTTGCTGCTTTAGTTTATCCGCTTGCTGGTTTTTCAGATCAAATACAAACTTACAGTAGTTCCAATTGGTTTATGAATGTCATGATTGTTGTTGCTGTTTTAATCTTTTTTGTGTTCTTCCTGTTGTTTTTTGCAGCGATTGCAACAAAACAAAAAGTGCGTGCACTCCATATTTTAACACCAGCAGGAGATATTCAGTTAACACAGACAATGATTAATAGCACAATTTTACATGCCATACATGAGATGAATATTTTAAAGCAGCCAGAAGTTTACACAAAATTAAATAGCAAGAAACAATCAGTTCAAGCCACCATTTCTGGAGGGACAATTCCTCTTTCTCACCTGCCTGAAGCTGGAAAAAATTTGCAAGCCAATGTAGAAGAAAGACTCAAGGAATTGCTTCAAATTGAACATGTTTCTGTTGATATCCGTATGGAAGAAAGAATTCCGGAAAAACGCAAGAAGAATGAAGCACGTGTTGTCTAA
- a CDS encoding DUF2273 domain-containing protein, whose translation MDLLEFLKPYRGRIFWTLLGFIIAVLWITIGFGYTLLILLLIAIGFVIGKWRDGALDLQKWFQFISK comes from the coding sequence ATGGATCTGCTTGAATTTTTAAAGCCATACAGAGGAAGAATTTTCTGGACGCTCTTAGGTTTCATTATAGCAGTGCTCTGGATTACCATCGGATTTGGCTATACATTACTTATTTTGCTGTTAATAGCGATTGGTTTTGTTATTGGGAAATGGCGCGACGGGGCGTTAGATCTACAAAAATGGTTTCAATTTATTTCTAAATAA
- a CDS encoding Asp23/Gls24 family envelope stress response protein, translated as MVEESRQNGEQETHKNSLTFDDQVIKKITGIAAKEVDGVVDLQGGMISGITERFTSNGDITKGIDVEVGEKQAAIDLTAVVEYGRSIPGIFNEIVKKITEAVGRMTGLKVVEINLNVTDVKTRRELEEDNKKAKDTNDNRSN; from the coding sequence ATGGTTGAAGAAAGCAGACAAAATGGAGAACAAGAAACTCATAAAAATTCACTAACATTTGATGATCAAGTTATCAAAAAAATCACAGGAATTGCGGCAAAAGAAGTGGATGGTGTTGTTGACCTTCAAGGTGGAATGATTAGTGGCATAACTGAACGCTTCACAAGCAATGGAGACATCACAAAAGGAATTGATGTTGAAGTGGGTGAAAAGCAAGCAGCGATAGATCTTACTGCTGTTGTTGAATATGGTAGAAGTATTCCTGGAATCTTTAACGAAATTGTCAAGAAAATTACCGAAGCAGTAGGTAGAATGACTGGACTAAAGGTTGTTGAAATTAACCTTAACGTTACAGATGTAAAAACAAGACGTGAACTTGAAGAAGATAATAAAAAAGCTAAAGATACAAATGATAATCGTTCAAACTAA
- a CDS encoding CsbD family protein: protein MTEDNGMKDKAKGEVKDRVGGATGDKKQQAEGVKDKTTGKFKEVTNNAKEKAEDFANKAKDKFKKDK, encoded by the coding sequence ATGACTGAAGATAATGGTATGAAAGATAAAGCAAAAGGCGAAGTAAAAGATCGTGTAGGAGGAGCTACTGGCGATAAAAAACAACAAGCAGAAGGTGTAAAAGATAAAACTACTGGCAAATTTAAAGAAGTAACAAATAATGCAAAGGAAAAAGCAGAGGACTTTGCGAATAAAGCAAAAGACAAGTTCAAAAAAGACAAATAA
- the rbsK gene encoding ribokinase has protein sequence MSKICVVGSLNMDKTMTLAKLPQIGETLEGQEISDSAGGKGFNQAVAAARLGSEVVFIGAVGDDENGRILKKILKDEHIDDEQVEMLDTTTGIAWILIEESGKNMILTYAGANKAFSLNELKRQCIADCDIVISQFEIAEATILSAFKQAKAAGKTTILNPAPGKFCKKELLELTDYFMPNETEFDIVTNHQSKTTEERVAKAKELIKSGIKAIIITLGEAGSLIITSESVHEVPAVKAKVIDTTAAGDSYIGTFAHFLAQGASIYQAAEKAAKVAAKVVEKYGAYTSLPTAEELNQ, from the coding sequence ATGAGTAAAATTTGTGTTGTAGGTAGTTTAAACATGGATAAAACGATGACGCTAGCAAAACTTCCACAAATAGGAGAAACACTCGAAGGACAAGAGATAAGCGACTCAGCTGGCGGAAAAGGTTTCAATCAAGCGGTTGCGGCTGCTAGGTTAGGTAGTGAGGTTGTTTTTATTGGAGCGGTTGGTGATGATGAAAATGGGCGTATTTTAAAGAAGATATTAAAAGATGAACACATTGATGATGAGCAAGTAGAAATGCTTGATACCACAACTGGAATAGCTTGGATTCTTATTGAGGAAAGTGGTAAAAACATGATCTTAACTTATGCAGGTGCCAATAAAGCATTTTCATTAAATGAGCTAAAACGACAATGTATTGCTGATTGCGATATTGTTATTTCCCAATTTGAAATAGCCGAAGCAACGATTTTAAGTGCATTTAAACAAGCAAAAGCAGCAGGGAAAACGACAATTTTAAATCCAGCACCTGGAAAATTTTGTAAAAAAGAATTACTTGAGTTAACGGACTATTTTATGCCCAATGAAACCGAATTTGATATCGTGACAAATCATCAGTCAAAAACAACAGAAGAGCGAGTTGCAAAAGCAAAAGAGCTGATAAAAAGTGGAATAAAGGCCATTATTATTACACTTGGGGAGGCAGGTTCGCTTATTATAACTAGTGAAAGTGTTCATGAAGTTCCAGCTGTAAAGGCAAAAGTTATCGATACAACAGCAGCAGGTGATAGTTATATTGGGACATTTGCTCACTTTTTAGCACAAGGTGCTTCCATTTACCAAGCAGCAGAAAAAGCAGCAAAAGTAGCAGCAAAAGTTGTGGAAAAATACGGGGCATACACGTCACTTCCAACTGCTGAAGAACTCAATCAGTAA
- a CDS encoding ArgE/DapE family deacylase: MDQQEKIQILKDLVNINSTNGNEEEVADYLKKLLTDHGIDSEKVIYAEKRASLVSEVGDKNAGKVLGFSGHMDVVSAGDESKWTFPPFQATEKDGKIYGRGATDMKSGLAALVIAMIELKEEKTPLNGKIKLLATVGEEIGELGAEQLTSKGYADDLDGLIIGEPSGYHIVYAHKGAMNYTLKSYGKNAHSSMPELGINAIDNLLKFYNAVENQVAKMSKENPILGKFIHNVTVISGGEQVNSIPEAAELQGNIRTIPEENNETVRKIFKEILEKLNQEKDVHLELTWDYDKQPVFSDRESTLIKIAEKVAKAQIGQDIPLLGISGGTDAAEFTKSKKEFPVIIFGPGNETPHQIDENVDTDNYLEMVDVYKEIAKQFLN; this comes from the coding sequence ATGGATCAACAAGAAAAGATTCAAATTTTGAAAGACCTCGTTAATATTAATTCGACTAATGGCAACGAAGAAGAAGTGGCAGACTACTTAAAGAAATTATTAACAGATCACGGAATTGATTCAGAAAAAGTAATTTATGCAGAAAAACGCGCGAGTTTAGTTAGTGAAGTAGGCGACAAAAATGCAGGGAAAGTGTTAGGCTTTTCAGGACACATGGATGTTGTTTCGGCTGGGGATGAAAGTAAGTGGACATTTCCGCCATTTCAGGCAACTGAAAAAGATGGAAAAATTTATGGTCGGGGTGCAACAGATATGAAGTCAGGCCTTGCAGCACTCGTTATTGCTATGATTGAATTAAAAGAAGAAAAAACGCCTTTAAACGGAAAAATTAAATTATTAGCAACAGTTGGCGAAGAAATTGGTGAACTTGGAGCAGAGCAGCTGACAAGTAAAGGTTATGCTGATGATTTAGACGGCTTAATTATTGGCGAGCCAAGTGGTTATCATATTGTTTATGCTCATAAAGGTGCTATGAATTATACACTTAAATCTTACGGAAAAAACGCCCATAGTTCAATGCCAGAACTTGGCATTAACGCGATTGATAACTTATTGAAATTTTATAATGCAGTTGAAAATCAAGTAGCTAAAATGTCGAAGGAAAATCCTATTTTAGGAAAATTTATCCATAATGTAACGGTGATTAGTGGTGGCGAGCAAGTAAATAGCATCCCTGAAGCAGCAGAATTACAAGGGAATATTCGTACAATTCCAGAAGAAAATAACGAAACGGTCAGAAAAATTTTTAAAGAAATTCTCGAAAAGTTAAATCAAGAAAAAGATGTTCATTTAGAACTGACATGGGATTATGATAAACAACCGGTATTTAGTGACCGGGAATCAACACTTATCAAAATTGCAGAGAAAGTAGCTAAAGCACAAATTGGTCAAGATATCCCGCTTCTTGGTATATCTGGTGGAACGGATGCAGCAGAATTTACAAAATCTAAAAAAGAATTTCCAGTAATTATTTTTGGCCCAGGGAATGAAACGCCGCATCAAATAGACGAAAATGTTGATACAGATAACTATCTTGAGATGGTTGATGTGTATAAAGAAATTGCTAAACAGTTTTTAAATTAA
- a CDS encoding nitrate/nitrite transporter: MSKWGKFCLLYLGGVIISLSQLKVPPVMNELSATLHVSIADLSWLMSVFTISGIFIALPGGMIVTKIGAKKLLLGITGCLFFGNLIGAFVNHFYLLLVTRVIEGISFSTIVMTGVVLISYWFQDSSKSGTAIGIFTTFSALGSLIAMNIFAPMARMFGTASLWYFMAALSLVIFILFALFTDGPVSQKEEHRSGKAFLSAVKNKQIWLLALMQGTMAFVLFTFISIYPFLFTNFYGLSQNVANFYASLFGLFGIPFGILAGYLIDKTGRPGLVILSAFLLMAASCLAAAYLTQATYVIQIFALSVAASLASSAVTIMVPRVVKQSELIGYSMSIVNLFYYLGIVIGAPLITKLVEVASWKISLFVLTSVVLIGVFAAFIFLLQTRSRVVLNFNQEEEL, from the coding sequence ATGTCGAAATGGGGTAAGTTTTGCTTGCTTTATTTAGGTGGCGTTATTATTTCACTCAGCCAGTTGAAGGTACCTCCAGTTATGAATGAGTTATCAGCAACACTTCATGTTTCAATTGCTGATCTTTCTTGGCTAATGTCAGTGTTTACAATTTCGGGTATTTTTATTGCACTGCCTGGTGGAATGATTGTTACAAAAATTGGAGCAAAAAAATTACTGCTTGGTATTACTGGATGTTTGTTTTTCGGAAATCTTATCGGTGCTTTTGTTAATCATTTTTATTTACTTTTAGTTACGCGGGTTATTGAAGGGATTTCTTTTTCCACGATTGTGATGACGGGTGTTGTACTAATTAGTTATTGGTTTCAGGATAGTTCAAAAAGTGGCACAGCGATTGGGATTTTTACAACGTTCTCAGCACTTGGTTCACTCATTGCGATGAATATTTTCGCTCCAATGGCAAGGATGTTTGGTACGGCTTCACTTTGGTATTTTATGGCGGCATTATCGCTTGTGATCTTTATTTTGTTTGCTTTATTTACAGATGGTCCAGTTTCTCAAAAAGAAGAGCATAGAAGTGGCAAGGCATTTCTCTCTGCTGTTAAAAATAAGCAGATTTGGCTGCTTGCACTTATGCAAGGAACAATGGCTTTTGTTCTTTTCACTTTTATTAGTATTTATCCGTTTCTTTTTACTAATTTTTATGGGTTGAGTCAAAATGTTGCTAACTTTTATGCGAGCTTGTTTGGGTTATTTGGCATTCCATTTGGGATTCTTGCTGGCTATTTAATCGATAAAACAGGAAGGCCTGGATTGGTTATTTTATCCGCTTTTCTTTTGATGGCAGCTTCTTGTTTAGCAGCTGCGTACCTTACTCAAGCAACGTATGTTATTCAGATATTCGCTTTATCAGTTGCTGCAAGCTTAGCCTCATCAGCAGTTACAATCATGGTACCGCGAGTCGTTAAGCAAAGTGAGCTAATTGGTTATAGCATGTCGATTGTCAATTTGTTCTATTATTTAGGCATTGTTATTGGTGCACCTCTGATTACAAAGTTGGTTGAAGTAGCCTCTTGGAAAATCAGCTTATTTGTGTTAACGAGTGTTGTACTTATTGGGGTTTTTGCGGCCTTTATTTTTCTACTACAGACAAGAAGCCGTGTTGTATTGAATTTTAATCAAGAGGAGGAATTATAA